DNA sequence from the Rhizoctonia solani chromosome 14, complete sequence genome:
GCCAACATCTTTTGGAACAGCAGACCCCACGCGAACGACTCGGGTGGGCTCTTGTACAACTTGAGGGGAAGTAACGCGGATGACCTGCGGTTCGAGAGGAGCGGTAGTGCTTGGCGAGCCAATGTGAACAACTTCCACTGGTGGAGGCGCCTCCTTGTAGGGTGCAGCAACGCGAATAACTTGAGGAGTTGGAGGTACACCGCCTGGCGTGCCGATGCGGACAACTTGAGGGTCTGTTTCCTTAGCTGGCTGAACTCCAACACGAATGACTTGAGTTTGGGGAGGTTCTGGATAGGATGGGGTCCCAATACGGATGATTTGCGCTAGCTTGTCTTCTGGTGGTAGCTTGGCTGTACCCACACGAACAATTTGAGGCGCTTCAGGATACCCAGGGGTCCCGACACGGAAAACTTGAGCAGGAGCTGGCGTAGGAGGAATCTGAGCAGTCGCGACGCGAATGATCTGAGGACCAACGGGATCTTTGGGAGCCGGCTTCAAGTATGCGACCTGGGGGGCGGGGTCAACTATTTGGCGCGGAGGCGAGGTGACACGAATCCACTGGGGAGGTTCGTCGGTTTGAGTAAAAGCAGGTGTACCGAGCCTGACTCTATGAGGAGACGAAGGGACGATGACCGAAGGAGGAGATGCAACCCGGATGACGTGTGGCTGGTACTCGGGTTTCCCTTGTGCCGTTGGAACACGGACGATAGTTGGAGGTGCCTCGGGCTGTGGAGCAGGTTTAGTCGAACCAACGCGTACGATATGTGGGTAATGGGTCTCTGGTGACGCGGTGCCGACGCGGACGACATGAGGTGGTGGGTACTCGATGGGTCCAGGAGTGGTAACGCGAATCTGTTGATATGGGACTTCTGGACCCATCGTACTCGAACCAGGCCCAACTCGAATAACCTGCGGAGCATGTGGCTCTGTCCGCCCATCGGCGTTGCGTTGAACTGGTCGACGTTGTTGCTGGTCTTCAGGTATCTCAATAACTGGAGGGATCTCTGAGTCACCCGATGCTGATGATTCTTCGGTGATATGTGACAAATGCCTCTGTTGTGGTTGACCCGTCTGGTCAGGCTGGCTCGTCTGATCTGGCTGACCCGGTTGACCCGGTCGACCTTTGTCCTCAGTCGGAAGGTATGATGGAAGGCTGGTTCGGGGGACACCGACACGTATGATGCGAGGGGGTTCTTCTGTTTTGGGAGAGCCGAGTCGGATGATATTGGGCATTTGAGTCTGGGGAGTGGTCACTCGGATGACTTGAGGAGTTGGGGCCTGGGATGGGGTGCCACCCATTCGAACGACCTGCAAAAATATTAGCACAAGCTTTGCTAGCATGCATTTCGTAGCTCACTTGAGGATATTCATGTGCTCTTGGAGAAGTAACGCGAACCACGTCGGGCCCTTGGTAGGTAGGGCCAGCAGAACCCACCCGAATGACGGTTGGGCGACCACCGATATGTGACCCAGGATATTGTGAATCACCATAAGCGCTCCCAGGCCCATACCGATCAGGCGAGCCAACACGAATGATTCTCGTAGGCGAACGAGAGCCAGTGAGCGGTGTTTGAACACGGGACGGAGGTCGACTACCATAGCGACTGGGCTCGTACACAATCCTGGTCGGGGAGCGCGAAGGCGTACGAGGTCGAGAACCCGATCCTACTACATGGATTTCACGAGGATAGCGCTCTGGAGAACGAGCGCGTGCATTATGACCATTGTCAACAACAATCCTCGTAGGTGAGTATGAGTGTGTTTCGCTGGGGTCATGTACGCGAATGACTTGGGGTTGGGAACCGGATCTTCCTCGCGCATATGGGTCGTCCGCGATAATCTGCTGAGGAGAATCGGTCGTGCCAGACGGAGTGCCAATCTGGATTATGTGCGTTGGCGAGTCAGTACGTGAGGACCCGCCCCGGTCTACCCTGATGATACGTCCAGGCGATCGGTCACGAGAATCAGATCGATCGACCTCAATAATTCTTGGCCTGTGACTACCATGGCTATCTTCAGATCTACCGACTTTGATAATATGTGATCCGGATCCGCTAAGCGAGCGCGTACGACGAGAGCCCCTGTCAACGATGATAGTATGGTCGCGCGGAGAGCTGCTTCCGCCTGAGCGAGTTCCCGAATCGCCAACACGAATGACCCTAGCAGGCTGAGACTGAGAACGAACGCTAGATTGATCAGGAGTGCCAGTACGAACGACCTCGATGTGAGTAGGTGAATGTGTGCGCGTGGTGTGTGTGCGCGATGGACCAGATCCTTCGATTTGAGTGATATGAGTGCCACTAGAACGAGGGCTTGTGTGGCTTGAATGGGGGCGTGATGGCTCACTCTCAACGTGAATAATACGCGTGCTACGAGGAGAACCTGAAGACGAGCTGGAACGAGGACGACTAGACACAGGCTGCTCCACGATGATTTGTGTGGGTGAACCCGAGCGATGAGAGTGCGAGTGCGAACTATGTTCGGGAGCTGGGATGTGGACAATGTGTGGAGTACGAGGGGATTGAGACTGAGATCTGGGTGAATGAATACGCCCACCAGGAACGTGGATGGGCGCAGGCGAGCTCACGCTACGACGCGGAGAGTCCCGGACAACTTCAACTAGATGTGGTGGCGATCGTCCATCATCACGATGCCGGCGCCCATGGCGATCTACATAGTAGACTTCTGGAGAACGGCCTGAAGGAGAACGACCCGAAGGGGAACGAGGGCTACGAACACGAGCATATGGGACAGGGCGACCAGAACCGTCGTCAACATGAATGATATGAGCTGGAGAGTGTGGCCTAGAGGGAGACCGAGGGCTAACGACACGAGCGTACGGGATAGGACGACCAGAACCATCATGAGGCTCAATATAGACAATGCCTGGAGCACCGGATTGACTACTAGAAGAAGGGTAGTAACGCTCCGTGCCTGTACCGACCCTGGAATGAGGACGAGATGCATCGACTAATACTGGTGGAGACAACGACCGAGTATCAGGAACACGCATGCGAGGGGTCCCAATGCGTGGAGTTCCGACAACAGAGCCACTAATATGCGACCGACCATCATGAAGAAAGAGTTCTGAACGACCTGATGACGATGTGCTCGGGTCGACAACAATTCGGTCGATGCCGGGGGTAGCAGATACCAATGTATGACCAGGGGAGCCGATGCGAATAATCTGTGGCTCCTGGCTCGACTGCGAAGGAGAGCCGACGTGGATAATTTGAGGCCCCTGAGAACTGGGAGAACTTGGGCTGACGTGAATCATCGGTGGCTGCATTTGGCTACCCTGGGTCTGACCACTGGAGGAGACCGGTACCGGAGATGTTATCACAGCAGGGGGTTGAATGATGATAGGAGGAGGTTGCTGCCATGGGCCGCCGTACGGGTACCCGGTCTGAGGTGGACCCGGGTAGGGTTGCGGTGGGTAATGAGCAGGAGATCCAGGATACTGAGACCCCTCTGGGGGATACGGTCCTTGTGGATACGGTCCTTGTGGATATGGTCCTTGTGGGTACGGCCCCGCTTGATGATGATCAGAAGACTGGCCAGACGAAGGCTGTTGTGGAGGGAATGGTGGCACTGGCGGATAAACTGGGGCTTGACCATAACCATAACCCGGATGGGGCTGTAGTACAATGGGTGGTTGGGTCGGTTGGGCAGGTGTATCACCGCTTGGCGCGGCACCAGTAGGTGCAGGGGCTCCAGGAACAGATACGCCAGGGACTGGGGGTGTGATCTCGATAAGTCCGGACCTCCTAGGAGAGTCTATGCGCGAAGTCGATGAGCTGGAGCTAGAGCTGGAACTGGAACTGGAGGTCGTGCTCTCGCGATGAGAAGAATCAGACCCAACGCGGATTACCAGAGGCTCCTCTGGGCCAGGTGTGCCTATACTCATATTAGGATCATCAATACGAATAATCTGCGGACCTTCCAATGGAGTAACTGGAGTGTATACCCTGGTCGCAGGTGTATGCAGCTGTTCTGATGAAGACGGCTGATCAATGCGAATGATGGTCGGCGAGCGTGTTCTTCTACTGGAGCGGGAAGAGCTAGAACTCGAAGTCGAACTGGAGCTGGATGAGGATTTCGAGTGCTTTTTAGAAGTTCCATCGTTTACAATAACGGTGACCGGACCCTCTTGCCGATGCTCTCCCGACCTACGACTGGACGACCTGCGACCACTATCTCCGCGGCCCCGACTCTTGCTTGAGCGTCTACCATCGTCGATGCGAATAACTACAGTGTGCTGTTCACCCCTGGGGCGAGATCGACTACGGCTGCGATCACCACGAGACCGGCTCTTGTCACGGCCGTGACGAGAGCGACTCCTAGACCCTTGTTCAACGCGCGCAAAACTCGAATCTCTGCTATCTCCTCGCTCCTGAGGCTGGGTTGATCCCAGTCGAATGACCTTGGGACCTTTGGAAGTGAGTGGTGACCTCACTCGGAGAATCTGTGGATTGAAGGCGGAATCGGGTGACCCAAGACGCAGCACCTGGGGAGGGGACATCATGCGAATGACCTGAGCCTGGGGTTGAGTTGGCGATGTTACACGAATGCGTTGGGGAGGATGGGCACGTGGGGTACCGATTCGAATGACCTGAGGTCCAGGTTGGCTTGCAGCAGGAGTTCCAATGCGAATGATCTGGGGCTCGGGCTGGTTCGCGGCGGGAGTTCCGATTCGAATTACTTGGGGCACTTGGTGAGCGTATGACGTTGCCGGCGAGCCAATGCGGATAACTTGGGGAGCTTCTGTGACATGGGTCGCGGTGGGGGAGCCAACGCGAATAACTTGTGCAGGAAGTTGAGATCCAACAGGTGAGCTAACTCTGATGACCTGAGGAGCAGCGTCTTCCTGAGTTCCCTCGGGCACAATCTCGACAATTGCAGGTTCTGTTCCTGAGCTTGGGGACTGGagaaatggttagtatctatTGCTTGCTCGGGTTAGTGAACATACCTCGCTTGTGGCAGGAGGTACGACTATCACTTCTGTACTTTCGTCTGGTACCGGGGGGGCAACTACTATGGCTCCGTCCTCACTATCAACCGGGGGCACAATTATTATATCAGCATCTCCAGGAATAGGGGGTTGAACGACTATAACTCCAGCTTGAGGACTCGCAACCGAATGGGGGGCAGAAGAGTGAGGATGAGATGGGACAACTGGGGGAGGGCTGATGACGTAAGATGGGATTCTTGGAGGGCTTGAGACGCGAGACACAGATCCAGGTGGACGAGGACCGCTGACCACCGATCCTGGAACACGTGGGGGGCTTGCAGCGACTGATGGTGCATAAGCAGATGGCGCGTAGGCTGATGGTGCGAAGGCTGATGGTGCGAAGACTGATGGTGCATGAATAGATGGGGTGTGGACAGATGGCGCGTGAGCCGATGGGGCGCCGACCGATGGGACATGTTGACTTGCGGATGGCGACGGGGCTAGAGGAATAAGAATTG
Encoded proteins:
- a CDS encoding proteophosphoglycan 5, with protein sequence MSTSAETTFESGTVTGEESGPEVYPIVPSGSHPPSTYVDGGTILIPLAPSPSASQHVPSVGAPSAHAPSVHTPSIHAPSVFAPSAFAPSAYAPSAYAPSVAASPPRVPGSVVSGPRPPGSVSRVSSPPRIPSYVISPPPVVPSHPHSSAPHSVASPQAGVIVVQPPIPGDADIIIVPPVDSEDGAIVVAPPVPDESTEVIVVPPATSESPSSGTEPAIVEIVPEGTQEDAAPQVIRVSSPVGSQLPAQVIRVGSPTATHVTEAPQVIRIGSPATSYAHQVPQVIRIGTPAANQPEPQIIRIGTPAASQPGPQVIRIGTPRAHPPQRIRVTSPTQPQAQVIRMMSPPQVLRLGSPDSAFNPQILRVRSPLTSKGPKVIRLGSTQPQERGDSRDSSFARVEQGSRSRSRHGRDKSRSRGDRSRSRSRPRGEQHTVVIRIDDGRRSSKSRGRGDSGRRSSSRRSGEHRQEGPVTVIVNDGTSKKHSKSSSSSSSTSSSSSSRSSRRTRSPTIIRIDQPSSSEQLHTPATRVYTPVTPLEGPQIIRIDDPNMSIGTPGPEEPLVIRVGSDSSHRESTTSSSSSSSSSSSSTSRIDSPRRSGLIEITPPVPGVSVPGAPAPTGAAPSGDTPAQPTQPPIVLQPHPGYGYGQAPVYPPVPPFPPQQPSSGQSSDHHQAGPYPQGPYPQGPYPQGPYPPEGSQYPGSPAHYPPQPYPGPPQTGYPYGGPWQQPPPIIIQPPAVITSPVPVSSSGQTQGSQMQPPMIHVSPSSPSSQGPQIIHVGSPSQSSQEPQIIRIGSPGHTLVSATPGIDRIVVDPSTSSSGRSELFLHDGRSHISGSVVGTPRIGTPRMRVPDTRSLSPPVLVDASRPHSRVGTGTERYYPSSSSQSGAPGIVYIEPHDGSGRPIPYARVVSPRSPSRPHSPAHIIHVDDGSGRPVPYARVRSPRSPSGRSPSGRSPEVYYVDRHGRRHRDDGRSPPHLVEVVRDSPRRSVSSPAPIHVPGGRIHSPRSQSQSPRTPHIVHIPAPEHSSHSHSHRSGSPTQIIVEQPVSSRPRSSSSSGSPRSTRIIHVESEPSRPHSSHTSPRSSGTHITQIEGSGPSRTHTTRTHSPTHIEVVRTGTPDQSSVRSQSQPARVIRVGDSGTRSGGSSSPRDHTIIVDRGSRRTRSLSGSGSHIIKVGRSEDSHGSHRPRIIEVDRSDSRDRSPGRIIRVDRGGSSRTDSPTHIIQIGTPSGTTDSPQQIIADDPYARGRSGSQPQVIRVHDPSETHSYSPTRIVVDNGHNARARSPERYPREIHVVGSGSRPRTPSRSPTRIVYEPSRYGSRPPSRVQTPLTGSRSPTRIIRVGSPDRYGPGSAYGDSQYPGSHIGGRPTVIRVGSAGPTYQGPDVVRVTSPRAHEYPQVVRMGGTPSQAPTPQVIRVTTPQTQMPNIIRLGSPKTEEPPRIIRVGVPRTSLPSYLPTEDKGRPGQPGQPDQTSQPDQTGQPQQRHLSHITEESSASGDSEIPPVIEIPEDQQQRRPVQRNADGRTEPHAPQVIRVGPGSSTMGPEVPYQQIRVTTPGPIEYPPPHVVRVGTASPETHYPHIVRVGSTKPAPQPEAPPTIVRVPTAQGKPEYQPHVIRVASPPSVIVPSSPHRVRLGTPAFTQTDEPPQWIRVTSPPRQIVDPAPQVAYLKPAPKDPVGPQIIRVATAQIPPTPAPAQVFRVGTPGYPEAPQIVRVGTAKLPPEDKLAQIIRIGTPSYPEPPQTQVIRVGVQPAKETDPQVVRIGTPGGVPPTPQVIRVAAPYKEAPPPVEVVHIGSPSTTAPLEPQVIRVTSPQVVQEPTRVVRVGSAVPKDVGPQVIRVKSPERPPAPTEIIRVGSTAPSTYEGPQVIRVGTSHPAPAQPTQIIRTGTVPPSDPQVIRVTSPTQQYPPSEIIRVGSAAPVSEGPQVIRVGASHPPAEPTQIIRTGTAPPSEPQVIRVTQPPAKTEVIRLPAESVPGSEGPQVIRVTSPPIRTEIVRLPAEPASANEGPKVIRVTSTPAKTEVVRLPAEPAGESPQVVRVTSPPVKTEVVRVGGSAIPSEPQVIRVKSPERQTEVIRVGGGATSIDEGPRIIRVASPPRQKPDVLRIGDPTHASTAEGPQVIRVISPAHDSDAPDIIRLGDRVAGEGPQVIRVGTPSEASTQPQIIRVGGDPSEVGSRIIRVTSPGRSLEPVDYESQLDGFEPHSLSEIIEEGTVVSSRSGRINDSESRHPSRVISVAPTLPDTADRQTVVTEPSSHQVPQSVYEHSIIYGSEPNEEVTPITPSAPSERSVEQIIRIGAPDGVEYHTQPQIIRVAQPDDTSSPQVIRVRSPGPAYPPIAVVNPPSSEPPHVVRVGGSRASSPQVIRVAVPRPEPTPVLETQPPNVVRVGDGTQPASPQVIRVTSPRQEAPPSSSTSVSAPEAPQIIRLGSSPALQEGPHVVRVTSPTPVVAPTQPATTSSDPPHIVRIGGSAIQEGPQVIRVTSPQPLAASVQNPVSDPQVIRVGASVQEGPQVIRVTSPPQAVIAPQPVSEPQVVRVGGPANQEGPQVIRVTSLPQTVVAPAPQPVQDAQVFRLGTSALQEGPQVIRVTSPPQPTIVAPLPAPPSEPQVIRIGSSIPPDGPQVIRVTSPAPLQAPPVPVPDPVPAPVIAPVVAPPSSEPPHVIRVGASASQEGPQVIRVTSPQPVVAPAAPVPAPQVIRVTTPRVEPVTPVAPSIDPASAQPTVVRIGPSEPVQPQVIRVTSVKPEPVPAPVPSEPHVIRIGSSSRAEERPQIVRVTSATPKPPQIIRLGSAAAPTEPQIVRVSSQPPRIIRVTSPSTTAPSGTAPSAPSDASHIVITQPQLARQPTSIFQPDGYTPIPGRRITLPDENTRLSYPPSGPGTVVSQHGNTTIPELLPSDSASQHPGNYDSGPTPVLVVPGRSIAGGSTHSRRSDSIFLPPGSIRRHPSVVHTPKSVVSTQSSRSSVLELERQAQRQAEDEARRRRIQDEDEERRRRVIAEDEERYRRIQAEDEERLQRFQAAEDERRRVFERSEEARRRAIEAAERAETARQQEFEANERERQRLFDELERERARHAEDRRRQVFDITESIRREVTERGQAERARQDDAFGRDVTQAIREAIASTEADRTAFMQAIEDERAAAEDERARLLEIRDIDRAQELEDYRARMQGLEEELAAARDVIERERLERAASEQARFDQLRAEAEEREAINRAQLTDITNALEERREEAARWREADDQRWAEKQARRGAKAERMETLHDLVNGIIAEREEDRRRQEEERITAAAKPGIEAVLAAMQQQNNDIASMMASIADTLRTDMDRKHMETLESVRATAAEQVPFNVQRYLDDFSKALSEEVRMLLKEVGKLREEKRALQHEIGCLLTLKSKYGPGGEFEPDWAPPGATYCPTECPTVPVAVPEPVSIVEEEPAPKPSAWRNVRTRKKSQRDRERDDPLPAPTAVYPTGPLSSAEYVRPPPTAASWQSWRGNATQVPSPSPPAFEDDDHPVVPVRERSPDRFGPTPGPSGFFGPRPSGGGGA